Proteins encoded in a region of the Diospyros lotus cultivar Yz01 chromosome 9, ASM1463336v1, whole genome shotgun sequence genome:
- the LOC127810045 gene encoding putative fasciclin-like arabinogalactan protein 20 has protein sequence MNSFSGVAIEAGIWLGGKSDTVLVDLGFQDFAPAAPSLPSQTAWRGLITVFTPTDSSLLTCPSCSIQVLLQEHTIPGIFPPSYLRTLAFGTKIETLASGRCITVTSANNASKVFVDGVEITHPDLFNDGLTVVHGLQGFLSLLSSYSCSVERMIGISFLPQPPNSTASLIMHLMLEEAILRLRISGYSVLAVALRVKYAELMELRTMTVFALNDVVVFSGEHEYVTNFRFHVVPNRLLMANDLEHLQAGTLLPTMDLAHDLVVTNAGGGGPLDPMRINYVKFTSPDLMYNMKMAVHGLSMPFPHLNLIAAIGMAQSERSRHEAPGWKMAGNAGIGYSMGPSYGLEWTAKIEDDHSL, from the exons ATGAACAGCTTCAGTGGAGTAGCCATTGAAGCTGGGATTTGGCTTGGTGGAAAGAGCGA CACTGTTCTAGTCGACCTCGGCTTCCAAGATTTTGCACCCGCGGCGCCTTCCCTCCCCTCTCAAACTGCATGGCGCGGCCTGATCACCGTCTTCACTCCCACTGACTCTTCCCTTCTCACTTGTCCTTCCTGCTCCATCCAAGTCCTCCTCCAAGAACACACAATCCCCGGCATCTTCCCCCCTTCCTACCTGCGCACGTTAGCCTTTGGCACGAAGATCGAAACCCTAGCCTCCGGTCGGTGTATCACAGTCACCTCCGCCAACAATGCCTCCAAGGTCTTCGTCGACGGCGTGGAGATCACTCATCCGGATCTCTTCAACGACGGCTTAACCGTAGTTCACGGCCTCCAAGGCTTCCTATCTCTTCTCTCGTCGTACTCGTGCAGTGTCGAGAGAATGATTGGGATCTCATTCCTCCCTCAGCCGCCTAATTCGACGGCATCACTTATCATGCACCTCATGCTAGAAGAAGCCATACTTCGCCTCCGCATCAGCGGTTACAGCGTCCTTGCCGTTGCTCTAAGAGTGAAGTACGCCGAACTCATGGAGCTCAGAACAATGACGGTGTTCGCGCTCAATGACGTCGTGGTTTTCTCCGGCGAACACGAGTACGTCACCAACTTTCGCTTCCACGTCGTGCCGAATAGGCTGTTAATGGCCAACGATCTGGAGCATTTACAGGCAGGGACGCTGTTGCCGACGATGGATTTAGCCCATGACCTAGTGGTGACGAACGCTGGAGGCGGAGGTCCGTTGGATCCAATGAGGATCAACTACGTGAAGTTCACGAGCCCTGATTTGATGTACAACATGAAAATGGCGGTTCATGGACTGTCCATGCCCTTCCCGCATTTGAATCTTATTGCTGCTATTGGTATGGCTCAGAGTGAGCGGTCAAGACATGAAGCTCCGGGTTGGAAAATGGCGGGAAATGCTGGGATAGGCTACTCAATGGGCCCATCATACGGACTCGAATGGACAGCCAAGATTGAAGACGATCACAGCCTCTAA